The Longimicrobium sp. genome window below encodes:
- a CDS encoding class I SAM-dependent methyltransferase codes for MRTQPEPAERYRPFASIPRRNLMQEYLEVPALIRALGIPRGKRILEVGCGRGMALPPIAKLCAPARLVGLDIDAEALADARRHVAERHVAAELVDGDVRAIPFPDASFDVVVDFGTCFHISHPEQALAEITRVLAPGGWFVYETPVSQLLSHPVRSFGRRLPWRAAPSLARFRGRLLWGARRKSAQA; via the coding sequence ATGCGCACCCAGCCCGAGCCCGCCGAGCGCTACCGCCCGTTCGCCAGCATCCCGCGCCGGAACCTGATGCAGGAGTACCTGGAGGTGCCGGCGCTCATCCGCGCGCTCGGCATCCCGCGCGGCAAGCGCATCCTGGAGGTCGGCTGCGGGCGGGGGATGGCGCTCCCGCCGATCGCGAAGCTGTGCGCCCCCGCGCGCCTGGTCGGCCTGGACATTGATGCGGAGGCCCTCGCGGACGCCCGCCGCCACGTCGCGGAGCGCCACGTCGCCGCCGAGCTGGTCGACGGCGACGTCCGCGCGATCCCCTTCCCCGACGCATCGTTCGATGTGGTGGTGGACTTCGGCACCTGCTTCCACATCTCCCACCCGGAGCAGGCGCTGGCCGAGATCACGCGCGTGCTGGCGCCGGGCGGGTGGTTCGTCTACGAGACGCCGGTGAGCCAGCTTCTGTCGCACCCCGTCCGCTCGTTCGGCCGGCGTCTGCCGTGGCGCGCCGCCCCGTCGCTCGCGCGCTTCCGCGGCCGCCTCCTCTGGGGTGCCCGCCGCAAGTCGGCGCAGGCATAG
- a CDS encoding class I SAM-dependent methyltransferase has product MAVSSCVLYDDQATHFDERAGIPIQVAEAVADAVVSITGLGEGDLLLDIGTGTGSLSLPLVRRTSRYIGFDRSPAMVEVFRELLSGVGFGDPVHVADGNERWPADDRSVAVIFCARALHHLDPAHVVAETRRVLRAPGGWLVAGRVRRPPDSPKSEMRRRMRQLLEAQGYRGRSGDAGAEAVFGALERLGGRRAEPRVASRWTTRHRPADSIAAWEGKSGLAGIDVPAEVKARVLAGLRGWAAERFGSIDAPLPQEEAFEIAAIQIPID; this is encoded by the coding sequence TTGGCCGTATCCTCCTGCGTGCTCTACGACGATCAGGCTACGCATTTCGACGAACGCGCCGGCATCCCCATCCAGGTGGCGGAGGCGGTGGCGGACGCGGTCGTGTCCATCACCGGCCTCGGCGAGGGCGACCTGCTGCTGGATATCGGCACGGGAACCGGCTCGCTCAGCCTGCCGCTGGTGCGCAGGACGTCGCGCTACATCGGCTTCGACCGCTCGCCGGCGATGGTGGAGGTGTTCCGCGAGCTGCTGTCCGGTGTGGGCTTCGGCGACCCGGTGCACGTGGCGGACGGGAACGAGCGCTGGCCCGCCGACGATCGCAGCGTCGCGGTGATCTTCTGCGCGCGGGCGCTGCACCACCTGGACCCCGCGCACGTGGTGGCGGAGACGCGGCGGGTGCTGCGCGCGCCGGGAGGATGGCTCGTCGCCGGGCGCGTGCGGAGGCCGCCGGACTCGCCGAAGAGCGAGATGCGGCGCCGGATGCGGCAGCTGCTGGAGGCGCAGGGCTACCGCGGCCGCAGCGGCGACGCGGGCGCGGAAGCCGTCTTCGGCGCGCTGGAGCGGCTGGGCGGGCGCCGCGCCGAGCCGCGGGTCGCGTCGCGGTGGACGACGCGGCACCGCCCGGCGGACTCGATCGCCGCGTGGGAGGGGAAAAGCGGGCTGGCGGGGATCGACGTTCCCGCGGAGGTGAAGGCCCGCGTGCTCGCCGGGCTGCGCGGCTGGGCGGCGGAGCGGTTCGGGAGCATCGACGCGCCGCTGCCGCAGGAGGAGGCGTTCGAGATCGCCGCCATCCAGATCCCCATCGACTGA
- the modC gene encoding molybdenum ABC transporter ATP-binding protein, with product MNGAPPLSVQVRLPLDRFELEADFTTTHRVTGVFGVSGSGKTTLLETVAGLRRGAHGVVRFGDDVWQDSGRRAWVPPERRGIGYVPQDSLLFPHLDVRGNLRAGEGRAARNGHRGDVSLDSVVRVLELGPLLGRAVRTLSGGERQRVALGRALCSGPRLLLLDEPLASLDAALRRRVLPFLARVQAEFALPILLVSHDPVEVQALCDDLIVLREGRVVARGEPRAVLARPDVFPLAEHEGFQNVLPAVVVETRGETTRVRLGDGTGGPALTIPRAGTAIGGRLMVGIPADEVMLALEPPAGISARNAIPARVESVETAGALHLVSARIAPGAPPLVAEVTADALADLHIAPGTELYLLLKTSAITVYEDDR from the coding sequence ATGAACGGCGCGCCGCCGCTGTCCGTGCAGGTGCGCCTGCCGCTGGACCGCTTCGAGCTGGAGGCCGACTTCACCACCACGCACCGGGTGACCGGCGTCTTCGGCGTCTCGGGCTCGGGGAAGACGACGCTGCTGGAGACAGTGGCGGGGCTGCGCCGCGGCGCGCACGGCGTGGTCCGCTTCGGGGACGACGTCTGGCAGGACAGCGGGCGCCGCGCGTGGGTGCCGCCGGAGCGCAGGGGGATCGGGTACGTGCCGCAGGACTCGCTGCTCTTCCCGCACCTGGACGTCCGCGGCAACCTGCGCGCGGGGGAGGGAAGGGCGGCGCGGAACGGCCACCGCGGCGACGTGTCGCTGGATTCCGTCGTCCGCGTGCTGGAGCTGGGGCCGCTGCTGGGCCGCGCCGTCCGCACGCTCTCCGGAGGCGAGAGGCAGCGCGTGGCGCTGGGGCGCGCGCTCTGCTCCGGGCCGCGGCTGCTGCTGCTGGACGAGCCGCTGGCCTCGCTCGACGCGGCGCTGCGCCGGCGCGTGCTCCCCTTCCTGGCGCGGGTGCAGGCCGAGTTCGCGCTCCCCATCCTCCTCGTCTCGCACGACCCCGTCGAGGTGCAGGCGCTGTGCGATGATCTCATCGTGCTGCGCGAGGGGCGCGTCGTGGCCCGTGGCGAGCCGCGCGCGGTGCTGGCGCGGCCGGACGTCTTCCCGCTCGCCGAGCACGAGGGCTTTCAGAACGTCCTTCCCGCCGTCGTGGTGGAGACACGTGGCGAGACGACGCGGGTGCGGCTGGGGGATGGGACCGGCGGCCCCGCGCTCACCATCCCGCGCGCGGGGACGGCCATCGGCGGGCGGCTGATGGTGGGCATCCCCGCGGACGAGGTGATGCTGGCGCTGGAGCCGCCGGCCGGCATCTCCGCCCGCAACGCCATCCCCGCGCGCGTCGAGTCGGTGGAGACGGCGGGCGCGCTGCACCTCGTCTCCGCCCGCATCGCCCCCGGCGCCCCGCCGCTCGTGGCCGAGGTGACGGCGGACGCGCTCGCGGACCTCCACATCGCCCCCGGAACCGAACTGTATCTCCTCCTGAAGACCAGCGCGATCACCGTCTACGAGGACGATAGATAG
- a CDS encoding ABC transporter ATP-binding protein: MPAPSSTPTDLAVRAAGVEKTFRGGVRALDGVSFAVPAGELVALIGANGSGKSTLLKVLFGIAAPDAGSTEVMGMHPRRDRARLRAAAGYAGQDAALDPEMTGWETLRLFHALAALPRGDRERRLGAAVEEHGLAPFCARRVATWSGGQRQRLHLALAALHAPALMLLDEPTASLDPEGRRDLWRRLGDWRDARRTTFVATHDLADAAARCDRVLVMHGGRLVADDAPAALVSAHAKARATVTLAHPVGAQADSLRAVLAALPGSPEVDVDGAMVTLWRDRHPDDEPALEVLAAHGFGYHGYDRAEPDLAAAYFRLTGSRPAEPARAGARRGGGRGRRG, encoded by the coding sequence ATGCCGGCACCATCGTCTACGCCGACTGACCTGGCCGTCCGCGCCGCGGGGGTGGAAAAGACCTTCCGCGGCGGCGTGCGCGCGCTGGACGGCGTCTCGTTCGCCGTGCCCGCGGGCGAGCTGGTGGCACTGATCGGGGCGAACGGATCGGGGAAGAGCACGCTGCTGAAGGTGCTCTTCGGCATCGCCGCGCCCGACGCGGGATCGACCGAGGTGATGGGGATGCACCCGCGGCGCGACCGGGCGCGGCTGCGCGCGGCGGCCGGGTACGCGGGGCAGGACGCGGCGCTGGACCCGGAGATGACGGGGTGGGAGACGCTGCGCCTCTTCCATGCGCTGGCCGCCCTCCCGCGCGGCGACCGCGAGCGGCGGCTGGGCGCGGCGGTGGAGGAGCACGGGCTGGCGCCGTTCTGCGCTCGTCGCGTGGCGACGTGGTCCGGCGGGCAGCGGCAGCGCCTCCATCTCGCCCTGGCCGCGCTGCACGCGCCCGCGCTGATGCTGCTGGACGAGCCCACGGCGAGCCTGGACCCGGAAGGGAGACGCGACCTGTGGCGGCGGCTGGGGGATTGGCGGGACGCGCGGCGGACGACGTTCGTGGCCACGCACGACCTGGCGGACGCGGCCGCGCGCTGCGACCGCGTGCTGGTGATGCACGGCGGGCGGCTGGTCGCGGACGATGCGCCCGCCGCGCTCGTCTCCGCGCACGCCAAGGCGCGGGCGACGGTGACGCTCGCGCACCCCGTGGGCGCGCAGGCCGATTCGCTGCGGGCGGTGCTCGCCGCGCTGCCGGGGTCACCGGAGGTGGACGTCGACGGGGCGATGGTGACGCTCTGGCGCGACCGGCACCCGGACGACGAGCCGGCGCTGGAGGTGCTGGCGGCGCACGGGTTCGGGTACCACGGCTACGACCGCGCGGAGCCGGACCTGGCCGCGGCGTACTTCCGGCTGACGGGGAGCCGCCCCGCGGAGCCGGCGCGCGCCGGCGCGAGGCGCGGCGGCGGACGCGGGAGGCGCGGATGA
- a CDS encoding alginate export family protein — MRLLAVLGIGIFLLSSPLIAQDSARAEGPRIAVTGQVRLRSEWDDRHVLADQRVNVHLLRSRLRATAHPVAWVTVVGEVQDARFLGESDPDDGRGTTDASAPQLDMHQAFAQVDSPFHLPLMLRFGRQEMTFANERLIGVSAWSNTGRSFDGARATWFAARTLSVDAWADRLSAPSAAAIGAQNFYGAWATWKPVRAIAADVFALRDDNTARIRSGDDLGRRVLGRSTLGANLRGTAGRLAVELEGAGQTGRGAASDSVAREEIRAFMGSVTASVALLPRTQTRLGGVLTVLSGDGSPGDGRDERFSTLFGTNHRLYGTIDIVPELSGTHGLVDAGVTLAHAPIPAVRLLLEGHRFLPQRGDDAFGSEADLTAAWRAAPPFEISGGASAFAPGKLLETRLGGGTRFSAYIQGQWDF, encoded by the coding sequence ATGCGGCTTCTGGCGGTGCTGGGCATCGGCATCTTCCTTCTATCATCTCCCCTGATCGCGCAGGACTCGGCGCGGGCGGAGGGGCCGCGGATCGCGGTGACGGGGCAGGTGCGGCTGCGGAGCGAGTGGGACGACCGGCACGTGCTGGCGGACCAGCGCGTGAACGTCCACCTCCTCCGCTCGCGGCTGCGGGCGACGGCGCACCCGGTGGCGTGGGTCACCGTGGTGGGCGAGGTGCAGGACGCGCGCTTCCTGGGCGAGAGCGACCCGGACGACGGGCGGGGGACGACGGACGCGTCGGCGCCGCAGCTGGACATGCACCAGGCGTTCGCGCAGGTCGACTCGCCCTTCCACCTGCCGCTGATGCTGCGCTTCGGGCGGCAGGAGATGACGTTCGCGAACGAGCGGCTGATCGGCGTGAGCGCCTGGAGCAACACCGGCCGCTCGTTCGACGGCGCGCGCGCGACGTGGTTCGCCGCACGGACGCTGAGCGTGGACGCGTGGGCGGACCGCCTCTCCGCGCCCAGCGCCGCCGCGATTGGTGCGCAGAACTTCTACGGCGCGTGGGCCACGTGGAAGCCGGTGCGCGCGATCGCGGCGGACGTGTTCGCGCTGCGCGACGACAACACCGCGCGCATCCGCAGCGGCGACGACCTGGGGCGGCGCGTGCTGGGGCGCAGCACGCTCGGCGCGAACCTTCGCGGCACCGCGGGGCGGCTCGCGGTGGAACTGGAGGGCGCGGGGCAGACGGGGCGCGGCGCGGCGAGCGATTCGGTGGCGCGGGAGGAGATCCGGGCGTTCATGGGGAGCGTGACGGCGAGCGTGGCGCTGCTGCCGCGGACGCAGACGCGGCTCGGCGGCGTGCTCACCGTGCTGAGCGGCGACGGCTCGCCCGGGGACGGGCGCGACGAGCGGTTCAGCACGCTGTTCGGCACCAACCACCGGCTGTACGGGACGATCGACATCGTTCCCGAGCTGTCGGGGACGCACGGGCTGGTGGATGCGGGCGTCACGCTGGCGCACGCGCCGATCCCCGCCGTGCGGCTGTTGCTGGAGGGCCACCGCTTCCTCCCGCAGCGCGGCGACGATGCGTTCGGGAGCGAGGCGGACCTGACCGCCGCGTGGCGCGCCGCGCCGCCGTTCGAGATCTCCGGCGGCGCGTCCGCGTTCGCGCCGGGGAAGCTGCTGGAGACGCGGCTGGGCGGCGGCACGCGCTTCTCGGCGTACATCCAGGGGCAGTGGGATTTCTGA
- a CDS encoding ABC transporter permease, with translation MSAAVQLVRETARRSWMKALRRPVPLSFSFVQPLFWMLIFGFLFHRFALGGEYAGLSYVSFLLPGVCAMTVLFGASQAGIDLVRDLQTGFAQRMARATAHPGWLLGGKLAGDVSRLLVQAAVVALLGIALGARLHVSLAGVLVAALGLAAFAVAYASLSCWIALRTGAPESMAVFVHVVNLPLLFTSTALVPTRQMPGWLAEAARWNPLTRVADALRQALLFARMPDAAALLVPLLVLAVLLFAVARHAMARAGEE, from the coding sequence ATGAGCGCGGCCGTGCAGCTGGTGCGCGAGACGGCGCGGCGGAGCTGGATGAAGGCGCTGCGGCGGCCGGTGCCGCTCTCGTTCAGCTTCGTGCAGCCGCTGTTCTGGATGCTGATCTTCGGCTTCCTCTTCCACCGCTTCGCGCTGGGCGGCGAGTACGCGGGGCTTTCCTACGTCTCCTTCCTTCTCCCCGGCGTCTGCGCCATGACGGTGCTGTTCGGCGCCAGCCAGGCGGGGATCGACCTCGTGCGCGACCTGCAGACCGGCTTCGCGCAGCGGATGGCGCGCGCGACGGCGCACCCCGGCTGGCTGCTGGGTGGCAAGCTCGCGGGCGACGTCTCCCGGCTGCTGGTGCAGGCGGCGGTGGTGGCGCTGCTGGGGATCGCGCTCGGCGCGCGGCTGCACGTCTCGCTCGCGGGAGTGCTGGTGGCGGCGCTGGGGCTGGCGGCGTTCGCGGTGGCGTACGCCAGCCTGTCGTGCTGGATCGCGCTGAGGACGGGGGCGCCGGAGAGCATGGCCGTGTTCGTCCACGTGGTGAACCTGCCGCTGCTCTTCACCAGCACGGCGCTGGTGCCTACGCGGCAGATGCCCGGCTGGCTGGCGGAGGCCGCGCGCTGGAACCCGCTGACGCGCGTGGCCGACGCGCTGCGGCAGGCGCTGCTCTTCGCGCGGATGCCGGATGCGGCGGCGCTGCTGGTGCCGCTGCTGGTGCTCGCGGTGCTGTTGTTCGCGGTGGCGCGGCATGCGATGGCGCGGGCGGGGGAGGAGTAG
- a CDS encoding rhomboid family intramembrane serine protease: MIPLRDDNPTELTPFVTIALILANFAAWVLLQGAGMDPERLQASVYAFGTVPCEITHACVRENGGLGWGELLTSMFMHGGWEHILGNMLFLWVFGNNIEDSMGHVRFIVFYLVCGVAAGLAHVLLSPGSEIPAVGASGAISGVMGAYVVLYPQARVQTWVPPLFIVHIRAWFFLIYWFAFQLLSGVGSLGGRDTGGVAVWAHVGGFVAGVVLIKIFQNRTLVAARQHGVVLTRDQVARDEWRL; this comes from the coding sequence GTGATCCCCCTTCGCGACGACAACCCCACCGAGCTCACGCCGTTCGTCACGATCGCGCTGATCCTGGCGAACTTCGCCGCGTGGGTGCTGCTGCAGGGCGCGGGGATGGACCCGGAGCGGCTGCAGGCGTCGGTCTACGCGTTCGGCACCGTGCCGTGCGAGATCACGCACGCCTGCGTCCGCGAGAACGGCGGGCTGGGGTGGGGCGAGCTGCTCACGTCGATGTTCATGCACGGCGGGTGGGAGCACATCCTGGGCAACATGCTGTTCCTGTGGGTGTTCGGGAACAACATCGAGGACTCGATGGGGCACGTCCGCTTCATCGTGTTCTACCTGGTCTGCGGCGTGGCGGCGGGGCTGGCGCACGTCCTCCTCTCGCCGGGGAGCGAGATCCCCGCGGTGGGGGCCAGCGGCGCCATCAGCGGGGTGATGGGCGCCTACGTTGTCCTGTATCCCCAGGCGCGGGTGCAGACCTGGGTGCCGCCGCTGTTCATCGTGCACATCCGCGCGTGGTTCTTCCTCATCTACTGGTTCGCCTTCCAGCTCCTGTCGGGCGTGGGCAGCCTGGGCGGGCGCGACACCGGCGGCGTGGCGGTGTGGGCGCACGTGGGCGGGTTCGTGGCCGGGGTGGTGCTGATCAAGATCTTCCAGAACCGCACCCTCGTCGCCGCACGGCAGCACGGCGTCGTCCTCACGCGCGACCAGGTCGCGCGCGACGAGTGGCGGCTGTGA
- the modA gene encoding molybdate ABC transporter substrate-binding protein — translation MKSRILIAMTMAALAAGCTRGDAREPEARGEVVVFAAASLRESLQELGDAYARQTGTRVTFNFAGSNDLAHQIGAARGMDLFVSASEAWMDTVQNRGRLVDGTRRDILSNTLVVVANARSTARMADPCALAALPFRHLATGDPRAVPAGIYAKKWMQNVTCAGKPLWDAVEPRIAPTPDVRSAIALVAADPDVAGLVYRTDQLAFADRTRVLFEVKDGPPIRYAVALVAGGANAEAARGFLAFVSGQDAAQLFAQRGFIPMSNQTAAAP, via the coding sequence ATGAAGAGCCGCATCCTCATCGCCATGACGATGGCCGCGCTCGCTGCCGGCTGCACGCGCGGCGATGCGCGGGAGCCGGAGGCGCGCGGCGAGGTCGTGGTGTTCGCTGCGGCCAGCCTGCGCGAGTCGCTGCAGGAGCTGGGCGACGCGTACGCCAGGCAGACGGGAACGCGCGTCACCTTCAACTTCGCCGGCTCCAACGACCTGGCGCACCAGATCGGCGCGGCGCGGGGGATGGACCTGTTCGTGAGCGCCAGCGAGGCGTGGATGGACACCGTCCAGAACCGCGGCCGGCTGGTGGACGGCACCCGGCGCGACATCCTCTCCAACACCCTCGTGGTCGTCGCCAACGCGCGCAGCACGGCGCGGATGGCGGATCCCTGCGCGCTGGCCGCGCTCCCGTTCCGGCACCTGGCGACGGGCGACCCGCGGGCGGTGCCGGCGGGGATCTACGCGAAGAAGTGGATGCAGAACGTGACGTGCGCTGGAAAGCCGCTGTGGGACGCGGTCGAGCCTCGCATCGCGCCGACGCCGGACGTGCGCTCGGCGATCGCGCTCGTCGCCGCGGACCCGGACGTGGCGGGGCTGGTCTACCGCACCGACCAGCTCGCGTTCGCGGACCGCACGCGGGTGCTGTTCGAGGTGAAGGACGGGCCGCCGATCCGCTACGCCGTGGCACTCGTCGCGGGCGGGGCGAACGCGGAGGCGGCGCGCGGGTTCCTGGCCTTCGTGTCGGGGCAGGACGCGGCGCAGCTGTTCGCGCAGCGCGGCTTCATCCCCATGTCCAACCAGACGGCCGCCGCGCCGTGA
- a CDS encoding multicopper oxidase family protein, with protein sequence METRTAPPAPGPAAPPRRRRALPFLAAAGAAAALLAAAASSGSAGPAPRGVPGPSPRDTGVATGGWREPDSVKSVGGVLDVTMAVVKRTVHVPLDSATTQQLMMYRLLSANGAQVNRPASYPGPTFIVNPGDRVRINLIDSLGASDNDHCMSYPAANAGRDTMQDCFHGPTYTNMHFHGFHVTPADSGDNVLLEIAPGQNFQYSFRIPQNQSPGTHWYHPHKHGSVALQVSNAMSGAFIVRQPAYGLDSLTAANHIREVLAAVQQVDTMMNLIDAGLSASTTVNGLGAAQIPIRPGEVIRLRLVNENISNSAEFKIFFSSSTNLPQFYDIARDGVQYDNANYDPAHPDTALWIYPGNRLDMFVKAPNVSRGTFELRVQSVRTERGSRKVRVLRQTRILQAPGRIASFRIVAPNPGDTYATQLPQQLPPLPGFLANVGATRDTAYVVFNDTAYANRSKQTPTQFYLGTVANPYMRFNDTSLYIPVNAGGTQLPMVLGDSQTWIIQNRGTSKNHPFHIHINPFQIMRVEYGPTDPFAPYYAFLNTAAAGGHPVWSDVVPLPLPFTPIGGPTRPGVVTIRQRYDDFDGCQDCGTPWGKFVMHCHILGHEERGMMQLIGIFPSLTESRSFLQAHPAPVLRGLAPPPARGGARPRSGPGSGTGGGNGMGPGTGTGGGHGDGPGGGHHQHP encoded by the coding sequence ATGGAAACCCGCACCGCCCCTCCGGCACCCGGCCCGGCCGCGCCGCCCCGGCGCCGGCGCGCGCTTCCGTTCCTGGCCGCGGCGGGCGCGGCGGCCGCGCTCCTGGCCGCCGCAGCCAGCAGCGGAAGCGCGGGCCCGGCCCCGCGCGGCGTGCCCGGCCCGTCGCCGCGCGACACCGGCGTGGCCACCGGCGGTTGGCGCGAGCCGGACTCGGTGAAGAGCGTGGGCGGCGTGCTGGACGTGACCATGGCCGTGGTGAAGCGCACGGTGCACGTGCCGCTGGACTCGGCCACCACGCAGCAGCTGATGATGTACCGCCTGCTCAGCGCCAACGGCGCGCAGGTGAACCGCCCCGCCAGCTACCCCGGGCCCACCTTCATCGTGAACCCGGGCGACCGGGTGCGCATCAACCTGATCGACAGCCTGGGCGCGTCGGACAACGACCACTGCATGAGCTACCCCGCCGCAAACGCGGGGCGCGACACCATGCAGGACTGCTTCCACGGGCCCACCTACACGAACATGCACTTCCACGGGTTCCACGTGACGCCCGCGGACTCGGGCGACAACGTGCTGCTGGAGATCGCGCCGGGGCAGAACTTCCAGTACTCGTTCCGCATCCCGCAGAACCAGTCGCCGGGAACGCACTGGTACCACCCGCACAAGCACGGGTCGGTGGCGCTGCAGGTGAGCAACGCCATGTCGGGCGCCTTCATCGTGCGCCAGCCCGCCTACGGCCTGGACTCGCTAACGGCCGCGAACCACATCCGCGAGGTGCTGGCGGCGGTGCAGCAGGTGGACACCATGATGAACCTGATCGACGCCGGGCTCTCGGCGAGCACCACGGTGAACGGCCTGGGCGCGGCGCAGATCCCCATCCGGCCGGGCGAGGTGATCCGGCTGCGGCTGGTGAACGAGAACATCTCGAACTCGGCCGAGTTCAAGATCTTCTTCTCGTCGTCCACCAACCTGCCGCAGTTCTACGACATCGCGCGCGACGGGGTGCAGTACGACAACGCGAACTACGACCCGGCGCACCCCGACACGGCGCTCTGGATCTACCCCGGGAACCGGCTGGACATGTTCGTGAAGGCGCCGAACGTGTCGCGCGGCACCTTCGAGCTGCGGGTGCAGTCGGTGCGCACCGAGCGCGGCTCGCGGAAGGTGCGCGTGCTGAGGCAGACGCGAATCCTGCAGGCGCCGGGGCGCATCGCCTCGTTCCGCATCGTGGCGCCGAATCCGGGCGACACGTACGCCACGCAGCTTCCGCAGCAGCTGCCGCCGCTGCCCGGCTTCCTGGCCAACGTGGGGGCCACGCGCGACACGGCGTACGTGGTGTTCAACGACACCGCCTACGCGAACAGGAGCAAGCAGACGCCCACGCAGTTCTACCTGGGCACCGTGGCCAACCCCTATATGCGCTTCAACGACACCTCGCTGTACATCCCCGTGAACGCGGGGGGCACGCAGCTGCCGATGGTGCTGGGCGACAGCCAGACGTGGATCATCCAGAACCGGGGGACGTCGAAGAACCACCCGTTCCACATCCACATCAACCCCTTCCAGATCATGCGCGTGGAGTACGGGCCCACCGACCCGTTCGCCCCGTACTACGCGTTCCTGAACACGGCCGCCGCCGGCGGGCACCCCGTGTGGTCCGACGTGGTACCGCTCCCGCTCCCGTTCACGCCCATCGGCGGGCCCACGCGCCCGGGCGTGGTCACCATCCGGCAGCGCTACGACGACTTCGACGGGTGCCAGGACTGCGGCACGCCGTGGGGCAAGTTCGTGATGCACTGCCACATCCTGGGCCACGAGGAGCGGGGGATGATGCAGCTGATCGGCATCTTCCCCTCGCTCACCGAGTCGCGTTCGTTCCTGCAGGCGCACCCCGCGCCCGTGCTGCGCGGCCTGGCTCCGCCGCCGGCGCGCGGAGGAGCGCGGCCGCGCTCGGGCCCGGGCTCCGGAACCGGCGGCGGCAACGGCATGGGCCCCGGCACCGGCACGGGCGGCGGCCACGGCGACGGTCCGGGTGGCGGGCACCACCAGCACCCGTAA
- the modB gene encoding molybdate ABC transporter permease subunit, translating to MSEPALRALQSSVVWAGVAMLIVMVPATLVAYLLARREFPGKRVVSSLFSLPLVLPPTAVGYLLLRLFAYDGPLGRGTIGLDLDVILTWKAVVVACAVMAMPLVVRTARVSFEGVDPRYEDIARTLGHGRAATFLRFTLPLAARGLLAALILGFTRALGEFGATIILAGNIPGRTQTLATAIFSAQQAGRESEANLLLAVALIAGFAAVYATEALSQTRVAARR from the coding sequence GTGAGCGAGCCGGCGCTGCGCGCGCTGCAGTCCAGCGTCGTCTGGGCCGGGGTGGCGATGCTGATCGTCATGGTGCCGGCGACGCTCGTCGCGTATCTCCTTGCCCGGCGCGAGTTTCCGGGAAAGCGCGTCGTCTCCTCCCTCTTCTCCCTTCCCCTCGTCCTGCCGCCCACCGCCGTGGGCTACCTGCTCCTGCGCCTGTTCGCGTACGACGGGCCGCTGGGGCGGGGGACGATCGGCCTGGACCTGGACGTGATCCTCACCTGGAAGGCCGTCGTCGTCGCCTGCGCGGTGATGGCGATGCCGCTGGTCGTGCGCACGGCGCGCGTGAGCTTCGAGGGGGTCGATCCGCGCTACGAGGACATCGCGCGGACGCTGGGGCACGGGCGCGCGGCGACATTCCTGCGCTTCACCCTCCCCCTCGCCGCGCGCGGGCTCCTCGCGGCGCTCATCCTGGGCTTCACCCGCGCGCTGGGCGAGTTCGGGGCGACCATCATCCTCGCCGGCAACATCCCCGGGCGCACGCAGACCTTGGCGACGGCCATCTTCAGCGCGCAGCAGGCCGGGCGCGAATCCGAGGCGAATCTCCTCCTCGCCGTGGCCCTGATCGCGGGGTTCGCGGCGGTGTACGCGACCGAGGCGCTGTCGCAGACGCGGGTGGCGGCGCGGAGATGA